The following proteins are co-located in the Paenibacillus sp. FSL H8-0079 genome:
- the nikA gene encoding nickel ABC transporter substrate-binding protein, with amino-acid sequence MSVQHRKSSALMLATMLLLLFVIVGCSNTGSGDESSSAASDQTSTKSITMSWPRDIGTMNPHTYNPSQLFAQSMLYEPLISYQKDGKLEPALAESWTISDDGKVYTFKLRQGVKFSDGTPFNAEIVKKNFDAVMKNKDTHSWLGIVGVLDKTEVVDDHTFRLTLTEPYYPVLQDLSVVRPFRFLGEAGFPDDGDTSQGIKEPVGTGPWMLAEYKQDEYAVFKRNPNYWGTAPKVDQITVKIIPDGETRVLAFEKGDLDLIYGEGMISLDAFQELRDNDEYVTQLSDPVGTRSLLLNSSNPKLSDVRVRMALQQGFNKQAMVEGVTSGLEEPADTVLSKNYPYTNVDLEPITYDVEKSKALLDEAGWKLPAGGTVREKDGQQLDFEMIFDKTDPIQKAMAETIQAEWSELGVKVNLTGLELTVQIKRLKANDFDLYFWYNYGAPYDPHSFINVVASPGFGISETLSALPMKKELDDQVHAALSSTDETKRQELYGSILKTLQEQSAIVPISYIKKTAVYQKKISNFIFPANRDENPFVGIELGNQ; translated from the coding sequence ATGTCTGTTCAACATCGCAAATCTTCGGCCCTCATGCTGGCAACTATGCTCTTGTTGCTATTCGTTATCGTGGGTTGCAGCAATACAGGAAGTGGAGATGAATCCTCATCTGCTGCTTCGGATCAAACATCTACGAAGTCGATTACGATGTCATGGCCACGTGATATCGGCACAATGAATCCGCACACGTACAATCCTTCGCAATTATTTGCCCAATCCATGCTCTATGAGCCACTGATCAGTTACCAGAAGGACGGAAAACTGGAACCTGCGCTGGCAGAATCATGGACCATCTCCGATGACGGCAAGGTATATACATTCAAGCTTCGCCAAGGTGTGAAATTCTCAGATGGTACGCCATTTAATGCTGAGATTGTGAAAAAGAATTTTGACGCTGTAATGAAAAACAAAGATACACATAGCTGGCTGGGCATTGTAGGTGTGCTCGACAAGACAGAGGTTGTGGATGACCATACTTTCCGATTGACACTCACAGAGCCATATTATCCTGTTCTTCAGGACTTGTCGGTGGTTCGTCCGTTCCGCTTCCTGGGTGAAGCCGGATTCCCGGATGACGGAGATACTTCCCAAGGCATCAAAGAGCCAGTTGGAACGGGCCCGTGGATGCTGGCTGAATACAAGCAGGACGAATATGCTGTTTTCAAACGCAACCCGAATTATTGGGGAACAGCACCAAAGGTGGATCAGATTACGGTCAAAATCATTCCTGACGGTGAAACTCGTGTCCTTGCTTTTGAAAAAGGCGATCTCGACCTGATCTATGGTGAAGGTATGATCAGTCTGGATGCGTTCCAGGAGCTGCGTGACAATGATGAATATGTAACCCAATTGTCTGACCCGGTGGGTACTCGCAGCTTGCTGCTGAACTCTTCTAATCCAAAGCTGTCCGATGTCAGAGTGCGGATGGCGCTCCAGCAAGGGTTTAACAAACAGGCGATGGTGGAAGGCGTGACTTCCGGATTGGAAGAACCAGCCGATACCGTATTGTCCAAAAACTATCCATACACCAATGTAGACCTGGAACCGATCACGTATGACGTGGAGAAATCCAAAGCTTTACTGGATGAAGCGGGTTGGAAACTGCCTGCAGGTGGTACAGTTCGTGAGAAAGACGGGCAGCAGCTTGATTTTGAGATGATTTTTGACAAGACCGATCCGATTCAGAAAGCGATGGCTGAGACCATTCAGGCGGAATGGAGCGAGCTCGGGGTTAAAGTAAACCTCACTGGGCTGGAACTGACGGTTCAGATCAAACGTTTGAAAGCCAATGATTTCGACCTGTATTTCTGGTACAACTATGGCGCTCCATATGATCCACATTCCTTCATTAACGTTGTGGCGAGCCCTGGATTCGGGATTTCCGAGACCTTGAGTGCGTTGCCAATGAAAAAGGAACTGGACGATCAGGTGCATGCAGCACTGTCATCTACAGACGAGACGAAACGCCAGGAGCTGTATGGCTCTATCCTGAAAACACTTCAGGAGCAATCGGCGATCGTACCGATCTCTTATATTAAGAAAACGGCTGTATATCAGAAGAAAATCTCCAACTTTATTTTCCCGGCGAACCGTGACGAGAATCCGTTTGTGGGCATTGAATTGGGCAATCAATAG
- a CDS encoding 1,4-beta-xylanase, producing MEYIKGFTFGWMSGKGDFRKPEAKESLRLMAERTGSSHVIFAQAAHQDHPQAVEVKYRGAHLVEDDELVDMIRYARTLGLRIILKPTVNCTDGTWRAHINFFDIDVPCEPKWKDWFRSYMAFQKHYAGIAEQEKCEMFIVGCEMVQSERRDEEWREVIAAVREVYTGLVSYNTDKYQEDHVKWWDAVDVISSSGYYPIGDWEAQLDRIEQAIAPYGKPFFFAEAGCPSRSGSAQVPNDWGLEGEVNAEEQERFYEAMFRHVSQRHWVRGFGLWDWSAHLHAEKDALTDDGYGVYGKPAEQVIRGFYEGITVDV from the coding sequence ATGGAGTACATCAAGGGATTTACATTTGGCTGGATGAGTGGCAAGGGTGACTTCCGCAAGCCGGAAGCCAAAGAATCCTTGCGCCTGATGGCTGAACGTACAGGCAGTTCTCATGTTATTTTTGCTCAGGCGGCACATCAGGATCATCCACAGGCAGTAGAAGTGAAATATCGGGGTGCACATCTGGTGGAGGATGATGAACTGGTGGACATGATTCGTTATGCCCGTACACTCGGGCTGCGTATCATTCTGAAACCAACCGTCAATTGCACCGATGGTACATGGCGTGCACACATTAACTTTTTTGATATCGATGTGCCTTGTGAGCCGAAGTGGAAGGATTGGTTCCGCAGCTACATGGCATTTCAGAAGCATTATGCAGGGATTGCAGAGCAGGAAAAGTGTGAGATGTTCATCGTAGGCTGTGAGATGGTGCAATCCGAGCGTCGGGATGAAGAGTGGCGCGAGGTGATCGCCGCTGTGCGTGAAGTGTACACGGGACTAGTGTCATACAACACGGACAAATATCAGGAAGATCATGTGAAATGGTGGGATGCGGTGGACGTGATCTCTTCCAGTGGGTATTATCCCATCGGAGATTGGGAGGCACAGCTGGATCGAATTGAGCAGGCGATTGCTCCCTACGGCAAACCTTTCTTCTTTGCAGAAGCAGGCTGTCCCAGCCGCAGTGGATCAGCCCAGGTACCAAACGATTGGGGACTGGAAGGCGAAGTGAATGCGGAGGAACAAGAGCGTTTCTATGAGGCGATGTTCCGGCATGTCAGTCAGCGTCATTGGGTACGCGGATTCGGTCTGTGGGATTGGAGCGCACATCTGCACGCGGAGAAGGATGCGCTGACCGATGACGGATATGGAGTTTATGGCAAGCCAGCGGAGCAGGTGATTCGAGGTTTCTATGAGGGCATCACTGTAGACGTTTAA
- a CDS encoding glycoside hydrolase family 130 protein: MSVAETKNVHIVGDALPNMPWEAKPEGTEGPVWRHSANPVVPRNPVKGVARIFNSAVVPYEGKFIGVFRAETVNGRPHLHMGASEDGLEWTIEEERIAFVDENGDPFMPNYAYDPRLVKVEDTYYIIWCTDFYGAALGLAKTDDFKTFVRLENPMLPFNRNGVLFPRKIKDNYVMLSRPSDSGHTPFGDIFLSESPDLVYWGKHRHVMSKGGQGWWQSVKIGGGPAPIETSEGWLMFYHGVTGTCNGLVYSMGVVILDLDEPSKVKYRSSNFVLTPEKWYEEQGFVDNVIFPCATLHDADTGRIAIYYGAADTYVGVAYTTIEEIVNYVIETDEVIAGDHEEGKL, from the coding sequence ATGTCAGTTGCTGAAACGAAAAACGTACACATTGTTGGGGATGCTTTGCCGAATATGCCGTGGGAAGCCAAACCGGAGGGAACGGAAGGCCCGGTATGGAGACACTCGGCGAACCCCGTGGTTCCGCGTAATCCGGTCAAAGGCGTTGCCCGCATTTTCAACAGTGCCGTTGTTCCTTATGAAGGAAAATTCATTGGGGTATTCCGTGCTGAAACCGTTAATGGCCGTCCGCACCTTCACATGGGTGCGAGTGAGGACGGTTTGGAGTGGACAATTGAAGAAGAGCGCATTGCATTTGTGGATGAGAATGGCGATCCGTTTATGCCGAATTATGCGTACGATCCACGTTTGGTCAAAGTCGAGGATACGTATTACATCATCTGGTGTACAGACTTCTACGGTGCAGCACTCGGTCTAGCGAAGACGGATGATTTCAAAACATTTGTCCGCCTCGAAAATCCAATGCTGCCGTTCAACCGTAATGGCGTGTTGTTCCCGCGCAAAATCAAGGATAACTATGTGATGTTGTCCAGACCGAGCGACAGTGGTCATACCCCATTCGGAGACATTTTCCTGAGTGAAAGCCCCGATCTCGTGTACTGGGGCAAGCACCGTCATGTGATGAGCAAAGGCGGCCAAGGCTGGTGGCAATCGGTCAAAATTGGCGGCGGGCCCGCTCCGATCGAAACGTCTGAAGGCTGGCTGATGTTCTACCACGGCGTAACTGGAACCTGTAACGGCTTGGTATATAGCATGGGAGTAGTCATTCTGGATCTGGATGAGCCGTCCAAAGTAAAATATCGTTCTTCTAACTTCGTACTGACACCGGAAAAATGGTATGAGGAGCAAGGATTTGTCGATAACGTCATCTTCCCATGCGCAACGCTGCATGATGCCGATACCGGACGTATCGCTATCTATTACGGCGCTGCCGACACGTATGTGGGCGTGGCTTACACGACCATCGAGGAAATCGTGAACTATGTAATCGAGACGGACGAAGTCATCGCCGGAGACCATGAAGAGGGCAAACTGTAA
- a CDS encoding carbohydrate ABC transporter permease — MTQLKYTLASVVKYASLILAAFIALLPIVVILFASLKTNAEYASSSPLAPPANWLNFANYVKAFVDGNMLVGFKNTIIILVISIIGATLTGSMIAYVLDRFKFKGKKIMVAAFLLATLIPSVTTQVATFQIINALDLFNTRWAAIVMYLGTDIIAVYIFLQFLGSISSALDESAMLDGASYFTIYWKIILPLLKPAIVTVIIVKGVNIYNDFYTPFLYMPKDSLQVISTALFKFKGPFGSQWEVISAGIMIAIIPTMIIFLLLQKYIYNGFAQGSVK; from the coding sequence GTGACACAACTCAAATATACCCTTGCGAGTGTGGTTAAATATGCTTCCCTCATCCTTGCAGCGTTTATCGCACTGTTACCGATCGTGGTCATCCTGTTTGCATCCCTCAAAACGAATGCGGAATACGCCAGCAGCAGCCCGCTTGCTCCACCAGCCAACTGGCTTAACTTTGCGAACTACGTGAAGGCTTTTGTGGATGGCAACATGCTGGTCGGTTTCAAAAATACAATTATTATCCTGGTCATCTCCATTATAGGAGCGACCTTAACCGGTTCCATGATCGCGTATGTGCTGGATCGGTTCAAATTCAAAGGCAAGAAAATCATGGTCGCGGCATTCCTGCTCGCTACCCTGATTCCAAGTGTTACGACGCAGGTCGCCACATTCCAGATCATCAACGCACTCGACCTGTTCAACACACGCTGGGCGGCCATCGTGATGTACCTGGGTACAGATATCATCGCGGTTTATATCTTCCTGCAATTCCTTGGCTCCATCTCAAGTGCACTGGATGAATCCGCCATGCTGGACGGCGCTTCGTACTTCACGATCTACTGGAAAATCATTCTGCCACTGCTGAAACCGGCCATTGTAACGGTCATTATCGTGAAGGGTGTGAACATCTATAACGACTTCTACACACCGTTCTTGTACATGCCGAAGGACAGTCTGCAGGTCATATCCACCGCCTTGTTCAAATTCAAGGGACCGTTCGGATCGCAGTGGGAAGTCATCAGCGCCGGCATCATGATCGCCATTATTCCAACGATGATCATCTTCCTGCTGTTACAGAAGTACATCTACAATGGCTTCGCGCAAGGCTCTGTTAAATAA
- a CDS encoding sugar ABC transporter permease has translation MKYLKVSNWGYSAQRIFIICAFSIIPLALLFTFAYLPVINMFKYSFTDWNGYSKRFDYVGFENYTRIFSDPEYFKVFIVSLYYFVATFLQMGLALYFATILSFKVRGKNFFKGILFFPYLLNGVAIGFIFLFFFKPDGTLDMLMHAVGLGQYTQLWLGNPNIINVSLAGASVWRYMGFNFIIFLGAISSIPKDVYEASDIDGANRWQQFRHIILPSITRILQLNLILAISGAISAFDIPYIMTDGSNGSMTFVIQTVHLAFKYGKLGLASAMAVVLLMIVILVTLVQRVTMKGEE, from the coding sequence ATGAAGTACTTAAAGGTTTCGAATTGGGGTTACTCAGCGCAACGCATATTTATTATCTGTGCCTTTTCAATTATTCCGCTGGCGTTGCTGTTCACGTTTGCATACTTACCTGTCATCAACATGTTCAAATACAGTTTCACCGATTGGAACGGATACAGCAAAAGGTTCGATTATGTTGGGTTTGAGAACTATACGCGCATCTTCAGTGATCCCGAATACTTCAAAGTATTTATTGTCAGCTTGTACTACTTTGTGGCTACGTTCTTACAGATGGGCTTGGCACTCTACTTTGCCACGATCCTGAGTTTCAAAGTCCGAGGCAAAAACTTCTTCAAAGGCATATTGTTCTTCCCTTATTTGCTGAATGGGGTAGCCATCGGTTTTATCTTCCTCTTTTTCTTCAAACCGGACGGCACACTTGATATGCTCATGCATGCTGTAGGACTTGGACAATACACGCAGCTCTGGCTCGGTAATCCGAATATTATCAATGTGTCACTTGCAGGCGCATCGGTATGGAGATACATGGGCTTCAACTTTATCATTTTCCTGGGAGCGATCTCTTCCATTCCGAAGGATGTATATGAAGCATCGGATATTGACGGGGCCAATCGCTGGCAGCAATTCCGCCATATCATCCTGCCAAGCATTACACGCATCCTGCAGCTTAATCTGATCTTGGCCATTAGCGGCGCAATTAGTGCGTTCGATATTCCATATATCATGACCGATGGTTCCAACGGCAGTATGACATTTGTAATCCAAACGGTTCACTTGGCGTTTAAATATGGCAAGCTGGGACTGGCATCCGCCATGGCTGTGGTGCTGCTCATGATTGTTATTCTCGTTACGCTCGTGCAGCGCGTCACCATGAAAGGGGAGGAATAA
- a CDS encoding extracellular solute-binding protein has protein sequence MRKNKGWMMLLTMLLITSLLAACSSGGGSSQAGEEISTDSADIKGEITVLTQRTDIVDTVFKDYAAEFNKEYPDVKVNFQALADYEGQVKIRMSTKDYGDVLMIPTSVPIADIPDFFEPLGTYDELKDKYTAIEERMVDGQVYGIPTVITFSGIIYNKQVFKDAGVTELPKTPEQFQAALQLVKDNTDAVPLYTNYASGWALTQWESDLPTVAGSVDYVNVDQPNTDENFVPGQPHYELYKVLYDAAKNGLIEKDPTTTDWESSKADLAKGKIATMALGSWAITQIQGMTDTPDDIGFLPFPTNASEVVVPLSADYNIGMNVNSENKPAAKAWIDWFLAKSNYAVEQGGGMDADKNAELPPILDQYKDVQFSTLTPAKEGQEGLVDKIDNEGEIGLWQPDFKKRIIEAGIGNRKESYDDIMKDLNDKWVKARAELTK, from the coding sequence TTGAGAAAAAACAAAGGTTGGATGATGTTGCTGACGATGCTACTCATCACTTCACTACTTGCTGCATGTTCATCCGGAGGTGGATCTTCGCAGGCAGGGGAGGAGATCAGTACAGATTCGGCAGATATCAAGGGTGAAATTACCGTCCTTACACAACGTACAGATATTGTTGATACCGTATTCAAAGACTACGCCGCAGAGTTCAACAAGGAATACCCGGATGTCAAAGTAAACTTTCAGGCACTGGCCGACTATGAAGGACAAGTGAAAATCCGTATGAGCACCAAGGATTACGGTGACGTACTGATGATCCCGACGAGCGTACCGATCGCGGATATCCCGGACTTTTTCGAGCCGCTTGGCACGTACGATGAATTGAAAGACAAATACACCGCTATTGAAGAACGCATGGTGGATGGTCAGGTCTACGGTATCCCTACCGTAATTACGTTCTCAGGAATCATTTATAACAAACAGGTCTTCAAAGACGCAGGCGTTACCGAATTGCCAAAAACACCGGAGCAATTCCAGGCTGCACTTCAATTGGTCAAAGATAATACAGATGCGGTCCCGCTTTACACCAACTATGCATCCGGCTGGGCTCTCACCCAATGGGAATCGGATCTGCCAACAGTTGCGGGCAGCGTGGACTACGTGAACGTGGACCAACCGAACACAGATGAGAACTTTGTGCCTGGTCAGCCGCACTATGAACTGTACAAAGTGCTCTATGATGCAGCCAAGAACGGTCTAATCGAGAAAGATCCAACGACAACCGACTGGGAAAGCTCCAAGGCTGATCTTGCCAAAGGCAAAATTGCCACGATGGCACTTGGCTCTTGGGCCATCACACAGATTCAAGGCATGACGGATACCCCGGACGACATCGGATTCTTACCTTTCCCAACCAATGCAAGTGAGGTTGTGGTTCCACTCTCCGCAGACTATAACATCGGCATGAACGTGAACAGTGAGAACAAACCTGCTGCCAAAGCTTGGATTGACTGGTTCCTGGCGAAGTCGAACTACGCGGTTGAACAAGGCGGCGGTATGGATGCAGACAAGAATGCTGAATTGCCACCCATTTTGGATCAATATAAAGACGTTCAATTCTCGACACTTACACCTGCCAAAGAAGGTCAGGAAGGTCTGGTTGATAAGATCGATAACGAAGGTGAAATCGGCCTCTGGCAGCCTGACTTCAAGAAACGCATTATCGAAGCAGGTATCGGTAACCGCAAGGAATCGTATGACGACATCATGAAGGACCTGAACGACAAGTGGGTCAAAGCACGGGCAGAACTCACGAAATAA
- a CDS encoding AGE family epimerase/isomerase, translating to MNTKTTELQSEIKAHWEKQILPFWSNLKDTTHGGFYGWVGNDLQVNPQAPKGGIATARQLWSFAAAYRVTGNERWRDHAEHAYRFLADHVMDTEYGGMYWMVDYTGEALDTSKHVYTQSFGVYSLSEYYRATGDASALELAKTLFALIEDKGLDAELPAYKEQFDRTWKEQPNEMLSENGVIADYTMNTHIHVLEAYTTLYRVWPDQQVKAALERLLGILYERVYDQDTKFLGVFFNKQWESIIDLRSFGHDIEASWLIDEALKVLGLEQHPEYAAMVTDIAYNISNVAVNADGSLLNEQEGEHIDEKRIWWVQAEAMVGFYNAYQRTGDPLFLERVERLWTYTKENIIDQRAGGEWYWSVDGNGTPDQSEIAGPWKCPYHNSRFCIELIERMGSE from the coding sequence ATGAATACAAAAACAACCGAACTTCAATCTGAGATTAAGGCACATTGGGAGAAGCAGATTTTACCCTTCTGGTCTAACCTTAAAGATACAACCCACGGTGGATTCTACGGCTGGGTCGGCAACGATCTTCAGGTGAATCCACAGGCCCCCAAAGGCGGGATTGCCACGGCACGGCAACTCTGGTCTTTTGCAGCTGCCTATCGGGTTACCGGAAACGAAAGATGGCGCGATCACGCGGAGCACGCCTATCGTTTTCTCGCTGACCATGTGATGGATACCGAATATGGCGGTATGTACTGGATGGTAGATTACACAGGGGAAGCGCTCGACACGAGCAAACATGTCTATACGCAATCATTCGGTGTGTATTCACTCAGTGAGTACTATCGAGCTACCGGGGATGCTTCTGCATTGGAACTTGCGAAAACGCTTTTTGCTCTAATCGAGGACAAAGGTCTAGATGCCGAACTACCTGCGTACAAGGAACAATTTGATCGCACTTGGAAGGAACAGCCCAATGAAATGCTGAGCGAAAATGGGGTGATTGCGGATTACACAATGAATACGCATATCCATGTGTTAGAGGCCTACACCACGCTCTATCGCGTGTGGCCGGATCAACAAGTGAAGGCGGCGCTGGAACGCCTGCTTGGAATTCTATATGAACGGGTGTATGACCAAGACACCAAGTTTCTCGGGGTATTTTTCAACAAACAGTGGGAATCCATCATCGATCTGCGCTCGTTCGGACATGACATTGAAGCCAGCTGGCTGATTGACGAAGCACTGAAAGTGCTGGGGCTGGAACAACATCCAGAGTATGCGGCGATGGTTACGGATATCGCCTATAACATCTCCAATGTAGCCGTGAATGCCGATGGTTCATTGTTAAATGAACAAGAAGGTGAACATATCGATGAGAAGCGAATTTGGTGGGTTCAGGCCGAGGCGATGGTCGGTTTCTATAACGCGTATCAGCGTACAGGTGATCCACTGTTTCTGGAGAGAGTGGAACGCTTGTGGACCTACACCAAAGAGAACATTATTGATCAGCGCGCTGGTGGGGAATGGTACTGGTCGGTTGACGGCAACGGAACACCGGATCAGAGCGAAATTGCCGGACCGTGGAAATGCCCGTATCACAATAGCAGATTCTGTATTGAACTAATTGAGAGGATGGGATCAGAATGA
- a CDS encoding glycosidase: protein MIHPKYKELLEKQEQLLTRPNEINSSFYNGVYDRYQYPVITRHHVPLHWRFDLDETTNPHFMERLGINATLNPGAIYFNGKYVMVIRTEGLDRKSIFALAESDNGIDGFRFTGKPLVWDDIDADETNQYDMRLVQHEDGWIYGIYCSERKDPEAPAFDTSSAVAQAGLVRTRDLTSWERLPNITTNSPQQRNVVLHPEFVDGKYAFYTRPQDGFISTGSGGGIAFGLCEDILNPVIHEETIIDERQYHTVYEVKNGQGPAPLKTDRGWIHIAHGVRNTAAGLRYVLYTFATDLNDPARIIAKPGGHFIAPYDDERVGDVSNVIFCNGAVVNEQEEVFIYYASSDTRCHVATTTLEKLVDYTFNTPADPYRSLDCASQRGQLIEQNEKLLQKQLT, encoded by the coding sequence ATGATACACCCGAAATACAAGGAGTTACTGGAGAAACAGGAGCAGCTGCTTACTCGGCCTAATGAGATCAATTCTTCCTTCTACAACGGCGTATATGATCGGTACCAATATCCGGTTATCACTCGCCATCATGTACCGCTGCATTGGAGATTCGATCTGGATGAGACGACCAACCCGCATTTCATGGAACGCCTGGGCATTAACGCAACGCTGAATCCGGGAGCCATCTATTTCAATGGAAAATACGTCATGGTCATCCGTACCGAAGGATTGGATCGCAAATCAATCTTTGCGCTCGCCGAGAGCGACAATGGCATCGATGGATTCCGTTTCACAGGTAAACCATTGGTCTGGGATGATATCGATGCGGATGAAACCAATCAGTATGATATGCGCCTTGTTCAACATGAAGACGGCTGGATCTATGGCATCTATTGCTCGGAACGCAAAGACCCGGAGGCTCCTGCATTTGACACGTCCAGTGCAGTTGCACAGGCAGGACTGGTTCGTACACGGGATCTTACAAGCTGGGAACGGTTGCCCAACATCACAACGAATTCCCCTCAACAGCGCAATGTCGTATTGCACCCGGAATTCGTGGATGGAAAGTATGCCTTCTACACCCGTCCACAGGACGGTTTCATCTCGACAGGCAGTGGCGGCGGAATCGCCTTTGGTCTGTGTGAGGATATCTTGAACCCTGTCATTCATGAAGAGACAATTATCGACGAACGGCAATATCATACGGTATATGAGGTCAAAAACGGTCAGGGCCCTGCTCCACTCAAGACGGATCGTGGCTGGATTCACATTGCTCACGGAGTTCGGAACACTGCAGCAGGCCTGCGTTATGTGTTATACACCTTTGCCACCGATCTGAATGATCCGGCGCGTATTATCGCTAAGCCGGGCGGCCACTTCATTGCCCCTTATGACGACGAGCGTGTAGGCGATGTATCCAATGTTATTTTCTGCAACGGTGCTGTGGTCAATGAGCAGGAAGAAGTCTTTATCTATTACGCATCCAGTGATACCCGCTGTCATGTGGCAACAACCACATTGGAAAAACTGGTCGATTATACGTTCAATACACCAGCTGATCCGTATCGTTCCCTGGACTGTGCCAGCCAGCGGGGTCAGCTGATTGAACAGAATGAGAAGCTTTTACAGAAACAATTAACATAA
- a CDS encoding substrate-binding domain-containing protein has translation MTAHCAYTGLKEATILKNNITMRDIADRLGVSSVTVSKALNDKDGVSGELKEKIKVLAVEMGYRYNAAARSMKEGLTHNIGVIIPERFTGPTQSFYVRVFQRITKHLEEQGYYGILHILNVEDEEELTLPKLYSDNKVDGFIVLGQISKEYIELVRSMEVPKMFLDFYDEHSDIDSVVTDNFYAAYELTNYLVQQGHRNIAYVGNLYSTSSIQDRFLGYYKSLLEHRLPMNPDLVLNDRDERGTFIEIDLPEQLPTAFVCNCDQVAHLLVQKLTSMDIQVPGQCSVVGFDNDIYAMLSDPKLTTVEVDVEQMARTAVQSMLKKIDNPNRSFGRVHVKGNIIYRESVSAASEQQPELTT, from the coding sequence GTGACAGCACATTGTGCCTATACCGGCTTGAAGGAGGCGACCATACTGAAGAACAATATCACCATGCGGGATATCGCCGACAGGCTCGGGGTCAGCAGTGTGACCGTCTCGAAAGCATTGAATGATAAAGATGGCGTGAGTGGCGAATTAAAGGAAAAAATTAAAGTGCTTGCTGTTGAAATGGGCTATCGGTATAATGCCGCTGCCCGTTCGATGAAGGAAGGCTTAACCCATAATATTGGCGTAATTATCCCGGAGCGCTTTACCGGGCCTACGCAGTCGTTCTATGTACGCGTGTTCCAGCGCATCACCAAACATCTGGAGGAACAGGGCTACTACGGCATTCTGCACATTCTGAATGTGGAGGATGAGGAAGAATTAACGCTGCCCAAGCTGTACAGCGACAACAAGGTCGATGGTTTCATTGTGCTCGGACAGATCAGCAAAGAGTATATTGAACTGGTACGATCAATGGAAGTTCCCAAAATGTTTCTCGACTTCTACGATGAACATTCGGATATCGATTCCGTCGTTACCGATAACTTCTACGCTGCCTATGAGCTGACGAACTATCTGGTTCAGCAGGGCCACCGTAACATTGCTTATGTAGGAAACCTGTATTCCACGAGCAGCATCCAGGACCGATTCCTCGGGTACTACAAATCCTTACTGGAACATCGGTTGCCGATGAATCCGGATCTGGTTCTGAATGATCGGGATGAACGGGGTACGTTTATTGAGATTGATCTGCCGGAACAGCTGCCAACGGCTTTTGTATGCAACTGTGATCAGGTCGCTCATCTATTGGTTCAGAAACTGACCTCCATGGATATTCAGGTGCCTGGCCAATGCTCTGTTGTTGGTTTCGATAATGATATCTATGCCATGCTCTCCGATCCCAAGCTGACAACCGTCGAAGTGGATGTGGAACAGATGGCGCGCACGGCAGTTCAGTCCATGCTCAAAAAGATCGACAACCCGAACCGCAGCTTCGGCCGTGTACATGTGAAAGGTAATATTATCTATCGTGAATCAGTGAGTGCTGCGTCTGAACAACAACCTGAACTGACCACATAA